One segment of Gammaproteobacteria bacterium DNA contains the following:
- the nusB gene encoding transcription antitermination factor NusB, whose translation MPGKRSWARRCAAQALYQWQMTGQDPAIIASEFLADQDLLKADPGYFRELVHETPKCMTEIDAALEPFLDRPLVQVDLVEQAILRIGGYELMQRPDIAYRIIINEAVELAKLFGAEQGHRFVNGVLDKLAHVIRPVECARR comes from the coding sequence TTGCCCGGCAAACGCAGTTGGGCGCGGCGCTGCGCCGCGCAGGCATTGTATCAGTGGCAGATGACGGGTCAGGACCCGGCGATCATTGCCAGCGAGTTCCTGGCCGATCAGGATTTGCTCAAGGCCGATCCTGGTTATTTTCGAGAACTGGTGCATGAAACGCCTAAGTGCATGACCGAAATTGACGCTGCTTTGGAGCCGTTCCTGGATCGGCCACTAGTTCAGGTGGACCTGGTAGAACAAGCCATTCTGCGCATCGGTGGCTATGAGTTAATGCAACGTCCCGACATCGCCTATCGGATCATCATCAACGAAGCTGTGGAGTTGGCCAAGCTGTTTGGCGCGGAACAGGGCCATCGTTTCGTCAACGGGGTGCTTGACAAGCTGGCTCATGTAATCCGGCCGGTCGAATGCGCCCGTCGCTGA
- a CDS encoding glutathione S-transferase family protein, whose amino-acid sequence MLHVYGCPNTRSQRVVWALEEVGATYEYHPVNLLAGDGRQPDYLALNPGGKVPTLVDGELILNESAAICTYLGDRFSTSGLTPPPGSVERALYNQWCFFILSELEQPLWTITKHRFALPEKRRVPAIFDTAHWEWGVAARVLATGLGERTFLVGERFTVADLLAAHTLAWARAFAMPFGHATLETYADRLLERSARAQAIQREQGVVPPIA is encoded by the coding sequence ATGTTGCACGTCTATGGTTGCCCGAATACGCGCTCCCAACGCGTGGTCTGGGCATTGGAGGAAGTCGGCGCGACTTACGAATATCACCCGGTCAACTTGTTGGCCGGTGATGGTCGCCAACCGGATTACCTGGCGCTTAATCCCGGCGGCAAGGTGCCGACGCTGGTCGATGGCGAGTTGATTCTGAACGAATCGGCGGCGATTTGCACCTATCTTGGCGACCGCTTCTCCACCAGCGGTCTGACGCCACCCCCCGGTTCCGTGGAGCGCGCGCTGTATAATCAGTGGTGCTTTTTCATCCTGAGCGAACTAGAACAACCGTTGTGGACGATCACTAAACATCGCTTCGCCTTACCGGAAAAGCGGCGCGTCCCGGCGATTTTCGATACGGCGCACTGGGAATGGGGCGTGGCCGCACGTGTGTTGGCGACCGGCTTAGGCGAGCGGACGTTTCTGGTCGGAGAGCGCTTCACGGTAGCCGATCTTCTCGCCGCGCACACATTAGCCTGGGCGCGCGCGTTTGCAATGCCGTTCGGTCATGCGACGCTGGAGACCTACGCGGATCGGTTGTTGGAGCGCTCGGCTAGGGCACAGGCGATCCAACGAGAACAGGGCGTTGTCCCACCGATTGCGTGA
- a CDS encoding 1-pyrroline-5-carboxylate dehydrogenase, with the protein MELKHLSTGKTVTEIPVQPFTTARLLVGQFTVAEATLAKGLRRLKQRAWWLIKPCIVMHPLEKTEQGLSEVEERVFKELAAGAGARKTVVWVGPALMDREAIAAVKRV; encoded by the coding sequence ATGGAACTGAAGCATCTATCGACCGGAAAGACCGTGACGGAAATCCCTGTTCAGCCTTTTACCACTGCACGGTTACTGGTAGGCCAATTCACGGTTGCCGAGGCCACGCTAGCAAAGGGTCTGCGTAGGTTAAAGCAGCGAGCGTGGTGGTTGATCAAGCCGTGCATTGTAATGCACCCTCTGGAAAAGACCGAACAAGGACTCAGCGAGGTCGAGGAGCGTGTTTTCAAGGAATTAGCAGCGGGGGCCGGCGCCAGAAAGACAGTGGTCTGGGTGGGGCCGGCGCTGATGGATCGTGAGGCCATAGCCGCCGTCAAGCGGGTCTGA
- a CDS encoding alpha/beta fold hydrolase has protein sequence MAILHYTESGQGEPLILLHSGGMSGAEWQPQLSLLARHFRVIVPDHLGHGRTPMIADRLTVSDMGRAVLELMDELTLPAANLAGSSMGGAVALWLTLHYPARVKRLVLYRIGYRKDEVTYAGTRNMADPEYWRSVGMHKWLSDVHHPQGGPDAWEDVILRVSEALEPATSDHAHDLEILERITQPTLIVVGDRDPVAPLDQILEMFGAIPNCGLWIMPYATHVTATSTWRAESFALEIIRFLQRRE, from the coding sequence ATGGCGATCCTGCATTACACCGAAAGCGGTCAGGGCGAACCATTGATTCTATTGCACAGCGGCGGCATGAGCGGCGCGGAATGGCAACCGCAACTTTCCCTGCTAGCGCGTCATTTCCGGGTGATTGTCCCTGATCATTTGGGACATGGCCGCACTCCCATGATCGCCGACCGGCTTACCGTCAGCGACATGGGCCGTGCTGTATTAGAACTGATGGATGAATTGACGTTGCCAGCGGCGAATTTGGCAGGTTCCTCGATGGGTGGAGCCGTGGCGCTGTGGCTGACCCTTCACTACCCCGCGCGGGTGAAACGGCTGGTATTGTATCGGATCGGCTACCGCAAGGATGAAGTCACCTATGCCGGAACCCGCAATATGGCTGACCCGGAGTACTGGCGCAGCGTGGGGATGCACAAATGGCTAAGCGACGTTCATCATCCCCAGGGCGGGCCGGATGCCTGGGAGGACGTCATCCTGCGGGTTTCAGAAGCGCTGGAACCGGCGACCAGCGATCATGCCCACGATCTGGAGATTCTGGAGCGCATCACTCAACCGACGCTGATCGTGGTCGGCGATCGTGACCCAGTAGCGCCGCTGGATCAGATTCTGGAAATGTTCGGCGCCATTCCAAACTGTGGACTCTGGATCATGCCGTATGCAACCCATGTGACTGCAACCAGTACCTGGCGAGCAGAATCGTTCGCGCTGGAGATCATCCGGTTTTTGCAACGGCGGGAATGA
- a CDS encoding alpha/beta hydrolase: MSMTSRYYRALGPHGFHRVHYTEWGDPDNPKVLVCVHGLTRTGRDFDFLAATLEQEYRVLCPDVVGRGQSDWLTDKADYTYPLYVNDMAMLLARIDAERVDFVGTSMGGLIGLFLASHTGTPIHKLVINDIGPRIPAAGLERVADYVGQIIVFESIDKMERFLRTIAAAFGNLTDEQWRHMTVHSARQLEDGRYTLAYDPGIAVNFKTLDLKDIDLWPLWDAVPCPTLVLRGEYSDILDHADAVAMTERGPKAKLIEFPGMGHAPALMADDQIAVVRDWLLAD, translated from the coding sequence ATGAGCATGACTTCCCGCTATTATCGCGCTCTCGGTCCCCACGGCTTTCATCGGGTCCACTACACCGAATGGGGCGATCCCGACAATCCCAAAGTCCTGGTCTGTGTCCACGGGTTGACCCGCACCGGTCGTGATTTCGATTTTCTGGCCGCCACGCTGGAACAGGAATATCGAGTGCTTTGCCCGGACGTCGTCGGACGAGGTCAAAGCGACTGGCTGACCGACAAAGCGGACTATACCTATCCGCTTTACGTGAACGACATGGCTATGCTGCTGGCGCGCATTGACGCCGAGCGGGTGGATTTTGTCGGTACATCGATGGGGGGCCTCATCGGCCTGTTCCTGGCCAGTCATACCGGGACTCCGATCCACAAGCTGGTTATCAATGATATTGGTCCGCGCATTCCCGCTGCGGGACTGGAGCGGGTTGCGGATTATGTCGGCCAGATTATCGTCTTTGAAAGCATTGATAAAATGGAGCGCTTCCTGCGCACGATCGCCGCCGCATTCGGCAATTTAACGGATGAGCAATGGCGGCATATGACGGTGCATAGCGCCCGGCAACTGGAGGATGGTCGCTATACGCTCGCTTACGATCCGGGCATCGCCGTGAATTTCAAGACGCTAGACTTGAAGGATATTGACCTGTGGCCATTGTGGGACGCTGTACCCTGCCCAACCCTGGTGCTGCGCGGCGAATATTCCGACATACTGGATCATGCTGACGCGGTCGCCATGACCGAACGCGGCCCCAAGGCGAAATTGATCGAGTTTCCCGGTATGGGCCATGCCCCGGCGCTGATGGCCGACGATCAAATCGCCGTAGTGCGCGACTGGCTGCTGGCGGATTGA